From Pedobacter indicus, a single genomic window includes:
- a CDS encoding BT_3928 family protein, producing the protein MKNSLSYRITWAIRIIVSALFIFSGIVKANDPLGFGYKLEEYFTVFGLPFLNDYSVAFAIFICSLEIVLGGLLLLGFWRNKVLWGLIILIVFFTFLTFYSAFFEVVTSCGCFGDAIPLTPWQSFAKDCVLLLMISFLFYHRTKIDSLIKDEYTQSILTACIIVVSLGIGVYTYNFLPIIDFLPYKVGNHLPSLMAVPEGESLDEYETIYTLHNQATEETRKMTDKEYLKQEIWKDESWKITGEPETRLVKKGYQAPISDLIINDLDGINRTEEIIENPGEVLLIVAHDINKTNKDGLSRMNELAQKLAEDYRIYSVLLTASSAADVESQTADLTLYADVLFADAVPLKTMVRANPGLILLRDGVVIKKWHFHLMPNAEKLASDHILQE; encoded by the coding sequence GATTACCTGGGCCATTCGGATAATCGTATCGGCATTGTTCATTTTTTCAGGGATTGTTAAAGCAAATGACCCGCTTGGCTTTGGATATAAATTAGAAGAATATTTTACAGTCTTCGGACTTCCTTTCCTAAACGACTACAGTGTAGCCTTCGCAATCTTTATTTGCAGCCTGGAAATTGTGCTAGGGGGGCTTTTACTTTTGGGTTTCTGGAGAAACAAGGTACTCTGGGGTCTCATTATATTAATTGTATTCTTTACATTCTTAACCTTTTATTCCGCTTTTTTTGAGGTTGTTACTTCTTGCGGGTGTTTCGGCGATGCTATCCCTCTTACACCCTGGCAGTCCTTTGCCAAGGACTGTGTCTTGTTGTTAATGATATCTTTTCTCTTTTATCATCGGACTAAAATCGATTCACTTATAAAAGATGAATATACGCAGTCTATCCTAACTGCCTGTATCATCGTCGTTTCCCTTGGTATCGGGGTCTACACCTATAATTTTCTACCCATCATTGATTTTTTGCCATACAAGGTCGGCAATCACCTTCCTTCGCTGATGGCGGTGCCGGAAGGTGAGTCGCTCGATGAATATGAAACAATATATACGCTTCATAACCAAGCTACAGAGGAAACGAGAAAGATGACGGATAAAGAATACCTAAAGCAGGAAATATGGAAAGATGAAAGTTGGAAAATCACCGGCGAGCCCGAAACACGGCTTGTTAAAAAAGGCTATCAGGCCCCTATCAGTGATTTAATAATCAACGACTTAGACGGAATTAACCGTACAGAGGAAATTATTGAGAACCCCGGTGAAGTTTTACTCATAGTTGCCCACGACATCAATAAAACCAATAAAGATGGACTATCCCGCATGAATGAGCTTGCTCAAAAACTCGCTGAAGATTACCGAATTTACAGTGTCCTGCTTACAGCCAGCTCTGCAGCAGATGTTGAAAGTCAGACAGCCGACCTCACACTCTATGCCGACGTACTCTTTGCCGATGCGGTTCCACTAAAAACAATGGTTAGGGCCAATCCTGGTCTTATCCTATTGCGGGATGGAGTAGTTATAAAAAAATGGCACTTCCATTTAATGCCAAACGCTGAGAAGCTTGCGTCTGATCATATTTTACAGGAATGA
- a CDS encoding shikimate kinase, with translation MENSSITLPIFIVGFMGTGKTTLGKKLSRLAGIPFIDLDQQIVEASGMPISDYFKLNGEDSFRQLEEKTLKTIPTNQGAIVSTGGGTPCFSDNINWMNEHGLTVYLDLAPKVIFDRLVASERSSRPLLAQMGDNELLDYIEEKLTARLPFYEKAHIQINPLHESPKSMLDILIKEIQSM, from the coding sequence ATGGAGAATTCGTCGATTACCCTCCCAATTTTCATTGTTGGGTTCATGGGCACTGGAAAAACAACTTTAGGCAAAAAATTATCACGGTTGGCAGGAATCCCGTTTATCGACCTGGATCAACAAATCGTAGAGGCTTCAGGTATGCCCATTAGCGATTACTTCAAATTGAACGGAGAAGACAGCTTCCGTCAGTTGGAAGAAAAAACACTCAAAACCATACCCACAAACCAGGGGGCAATCGTATCAACGGGTGGCGGCACACCTTGTTTTAGTGATAACATCAACTGGATGAACGAACACGGGCTCACCGTGTATCTCGATCTAGCTCCCAAAGTCATTTTCGACAGACTGGTAGCTTCGGAACGGAGCAGCCGACCACTATTAGCACAGATGGGAGATAACGAGTTATTGGACTATATTGAAGAAAAGCTAACAGCCCGATTACCATTCTACGAAAAGGCCCATATACAGATCAACCCACTCCATGAATCACCAAAAAGTATGCTGGATATTCTAATTAAAGAAATACAATCGATGTGA
- a CDS encoding DUF721 domain-containing protein: MNKRNNDRTLKEAIEQMLEVYRLKQKYDETSIVAAWPELMGTAIANRTTRLYVADKKLFVGLESSVIKNELMMMRSQILKKLNDRAGKEIITSIVFL; this comes from the coding sequence ATGAATAAAAGGAATAACGATAGAACGCTAAAGGAGGCTATCGAGCAAATGCTTGAAGTGTACCGCTTGAAGCAAAAGTATGACGAGACCTCTATTGTTGCTGCTTGGCCAGAGCTGATGGGCACTGCCATAGCTAACCGGACTACGCGCCTTTACGTTGCCGACAAAAAGCTGTTCGTAGGGCTTGAGTCATCTGTTATCAAAAATGAGCTGATGATGATGAGAAGTCAGATCCTTAAAAAACTCAACGATCGGGCAGGTAAGGAGATCATCACATCGATTGTATTTCTTTAA